A genomic segment from Pseudomonas sp. S09G 359 encodes:
- a CDS encoding RNA polymerase sigma factor — protein MSDVDLKGLFLKHADTLRGYLARKVRDPQLAADLVQESFLRLAEKPAGERIDNSQGYLYRTASNLLIDHIRQEARRKTDSVPIEALAEIEDEVAGLEAQAMAQQQRQALKQALAELPERTQQIFRLNRIEGMTHAQVAQHLDISDSSVQKHLAKALAYVMQRLQEGEVASSDE, from the coding sequence TTGTCGGACGTGGATCTCAAAGGCCTGTTTCTCAAGCATGCCGATACCCTGCGCGGGTATCTGGCCCGCAAGGTACGGGACCCGCAGTTGGCCGCAGACCTGGTGCAGGAGAGCTTCCTGCGCCTGGCGGAAAAACCGGCCGGCGAGCGTATCGACAACTCCCAGGGCTATCTCTATCGAACGGCGAGCAATCTGCTGATCGACCACATTCGCCAGGAAGCACGGCGCAAGACTGACTCCGTGCCCATCGAGGCGCTGGCCGAGATTGAAGATGAAGTGGCCGGGTTGGAGGCTCAGGCAATGGCGCAGCAACAGCGACAGGCATTGAAGCAGGCACTGGCGGAATTGCCGGAGCGTACCCAGCAGATTTTCCGTCTGAACCGCATAGAAGGCATGACTCACGCCCAGGTTGCCCAGCACCTGGACATCTCCGACAGCTCCGTACAAAAGCACCTGGCCAAGGCCCTGGCGTATGTCATGCAGCGCTTGCAGGAAGGTGAGGTGGCATCATCCGACGAATGA